The following nucleotide sequence is from Solea senegalensis isolate Sse05_10M linkage group LG19, IFAPA_SoseM_1, whole genome shotgun sequence.
AGCCCCTTTTCAGATAGTGTTCATCGTGGGTCTGTGTGTTAACAATAGCAATTATTTACTGTTCAGTCGGGATGCATGATATCATCAACGCAATATTGTTATTGGcttcaaaatgtattattaatattattattacattggcaaacacaccaagatcccAGGCATGACTAAGGATTAAAACAGTCGGCTGAAAAAGCTGCTACCTGCCTGACTTTTATCTTTGTGCCCTCTCAGATGTTCCTTGTCCTTACTGTCAAATCAAAGACAGCTTCAGCAGAACAGAACACAAATCTAGATGACCTGCAATCATGTGCTATGAAAATGTAAGTTTTTATTTGAGGTCAATGGGCAAGTATCATTAATCATTTTTGGCTGTTTTGGTTGTGGCAtgttacagcaaaaaaaaaaaaacagttaattgATAAAATTGACATATCACTGAATGAAGGCAGTAAAATCTCATCTACATTTTAATTGTGTCTTTTtcctaaaaacaataaataacagtaatgataatgataataacaataataataataataataataataatgataataataataatgataatacaccTTTCTGGAAAACTGAAGTTTCTGTAAACCTGTAAATTATTCCCTTTACCAAggacgtttgtttttgtttgtctctctgtggtcaacacagttttaaaagtaaagaaCTGAGTTTGATGAAAACTTGTGGTAATGTAGGTTGTGGTACAAGGAataaattattagattttgatGGTGATCCAGATAAGGATCACTCCTTGAGTGCCTGACACTGAGAAACTGAATGACCATTGCCGAAGTTGCTGAAGCTGAGTGCTCTTCCTAGTTTCTCCTGCACTCTGTTGATAATGACATATGAACAAACACTAAAGTTTCAAAGAAAGTGTGAATTAAAAGAGTCGGATCACATCCTTAATTAAACATCAGTTTCCCCTCTGTGATTCCTCTCGTTGTAAACAAGTGTTTGGGTGGGTTAGTGAATGTGGTTGGAGCAGCCAgcaataaaatttaaaaagacaacaaccaGGCCAGTGGCTCAGAGAcgacacaacagcagcaacaacaacaacaaacagcttCGCTCTAGCCACAACAGATTTAGAAAGTGTAAGAATCGGAGTAGATCATAGTTGTCCACTCACTCATCATTTTATCCAAGCGGATCACTTACTGTACCTTTCGATTTTGCCCCGCCATGTCCATTGATGGCTGAGCCGATTGAATCCTTCCGGATGCGTTTACTTGGAGGTCGAACGCTTGATCGGAGAAAATGATGCTGGTCGTGGCATTGAGGGGCGGACTCCGCTGATGTATGGGGCTGCTGGGTATCACCAAGCCCGGTTCGGTTCGGTGGAGAGGCGGGGAGGACCGGGGTTGAACCGGGGCTGAGAGCCGTGGTTGATGGATTAAGAATTTCCACTCCGTCGTCTCCCTTTGTACTGTGCTCCTCGCTCGCCTGCTCTCCGCTCTCCTCCTCGTCGCAACCTTCGGGCTTTCTGGACGGATTCCTCCTCCCATCGACACCGATCCCCTCCCTGGAGCCCGGTGTCATGCTGCCCAAACACATTTATGCATATTTGATCACATTAAGAGCAAAGCGATGTGAAAAATTAACTTCTAAACACGACGTTCACTGTCTCTCAACATGGCCGCCGCTGTTTGTTTCAAATCCCCTCTCCAGTCCCGACAAAACAACGCCAAATATATGCAATTAATGTCTGCAAATAAATTATGTTCAACACCAAAATAAGTTCAGTAAGAGGCGATGGTGTTTTACCGAGTGTCTCTCAGCTCGAATGGCAAACATTCTGTGTTAAATTTCAACTAAATTCAAATGCGAGCGCTTTTCAGTTTAGCGCCCTGCAGAAACGACAACGAAAAGCCCTCACTGCATTCGACCTCCAAATAAAGTgttaatttcacatttaattttacCCATTTTCGTACTCTTCGGTGGTGGGCGACGTCTTCTTTCTCTTCACCATGGATCCGATCGGTTAGATTGACAATTACTGATCAAATTAAGCATAATAAAAAACGACACCGATCTCTCCGCTTTCTGCCCTCTCCTTGCTCCAGCTTCGACTGAGCTGAACTCTCTGCGCAGTTCAACTGTTTTCTATCTGCATCAACATTACTCAATGTTTCTTTGcaacaagaaataaaacactataaaacCGGCGGAAAATGTGGATTATTTACTGCATACAAGGGCGACGCATTTACAGCAACACGTGACATGATTCCATTTAAAAGGATAACTATAGACAGCTATATTAACCTGCGAGCAAGTGGACTTTGCTTGTCACTACGTCACCATCGACTGCAGAAATTATGCctacaaaacatttatttaatacacACTCCGTACACCTTTGAGGCTTTCAAACTACTTTTCAATTGCATAAATCATCATCTTCATTCCCTCATGAAGATTCttaaacaaacatcaaaatCAGGACTAAGATTCGTATATGTTCAGTGCACATCAAGATGGGCTGCATTACATTTGGAACAATGATTTGTGAACATCACAAACTTAAATAAAGTCTGTGAGAGATCAGTTATCCACTGATCACTAATTTACACTAATTCATTTATGGATAATCAATTATGGACATTCCAGTTGAATGACAGCAAAACAAAGCCAACAACAAGAACAGAATGTTTTCCTGCATTCATCATGTCGTACGTCTGCAAACAGTTAGAACATGTTCAtagtaaaacatgtaaaatattcGTAGTAAAATCAAAGTAAAATATTCATTCGCTTTAATTAAAAGGTTAATATAAAAGCTCAACGACAACATTCAGGGATGTGATCCACACAGTCCCCTTCTGTAATGTCAAGAGCTTTAGCGGCTGAGTGGTTTTAGTGTAGTCCGATCGCAGGAAATACAACGTGATCATTATTTTAGAAGTGCACTGTGACAAGAGTGTATGCTCTTGAAGCTAAAAGTTACCATGACGTTTGGTGTGATGACTTTTACTACATGTAGTGACAGTTCCCTCCACACATACATACTTGACGTGGTAACTAgcatggctgctgctgttggtaaGCTAACGTTAACGCTAGGTCAGTCAAAACAAGCTATAACTTTTCAAAAACTTCCTGCGACATGAAGATTATATTGATGCGGAACCTTCAACAGTTTATTAGATCGGTAACATTCTCAAAAGTGTTTGATTACCTGAAGTAGACGCCTGCTGATGGTATTCCCAGTCGATTCACAGGCTAGCATCACTAGCTGACTGCAGCCCTCCAGCCGTTCACAGATGACAGTTCCTGCGGATCGATTGTCCACGCGCTTTGACACGCCCACTTTGGCTCAAAACAaagcctctgattggtcagaaatACAAGAGGAGGCTCATTAATGTTTGGTTGACAGAGGACTCCGCCAATTGCGGGAGGAAGAGGCCCAAAGGAGAACCAATTGCCATTTTCTTCCTGTCATGCCgtatacatttctttttaaaattatttttttcattcagtcTTCCGTCATTTAACTTTTCGTTCAGTGAAGAAGTGTTCTTTCAACGAAATTAGACCGCTTCTACGTAGGTTTTAAACGACCCATATTTTAATTCCGCCCATAAGGAAATTGACATTTCGATCAGCAAATCACCAGGCGGGACTGTGCTTGAATTCATCGTGGCGTACGCCGAAAACACCCGGCTAACCGGAATCAGACTTTGACATGTACGACTGGCCGCAAATTACTTTAGAGGTCGGTTTAGAAAGCACATACAAAAGTATGGCACAAAGCCTTTTATCCAGACTAAATATGTGCTTTATTTTAGGTGGTGTCCCTGACTTACCAACCGGTCAAACACACCACATGTGACAATTGTACACACACCGGATAAGTAGATAACTATGAAGCATGTAAGCGCGTAAAAGGCTGGTACGGTAATTGTATCAAACACCCACTGAATCACAAGGTGCCCACGAACATACTCTGTAGTGGTAAAAACACTAGCGCCTTACTGGCCGCCATTAATGTGTAGTTTCCAAAGCAGAATGGAAGgacaaacaaatgtattgtttgtaAAGGAGTGTCCTTCCAGATTCAGTGCTCTATAAGGTTCTCTTGCAACTTCCTTTCCAGTGGGAGGCTTTCCAATCAAAAAGGGTGCCGTTATGAAATTCTCTATATAATTCCTACATGATCGtgtcccaaagggtgtccttagAGCAGAGGTCTCGGACTCGAGACTATTTCATGTGTtcgcccctgcccttccaaatgccTGTAAACGCCACTGTGAATTGATTATGATCGTGACAGATGTGTCTGATTTGCAGTTGGAAATGTGACGTGTACCATGCAATGACTTAcgttgtagtttgttttttccccccggAGGGATGTTAAGTGTTGTGAAACGAACGCACCTCAGCACTCGGCGGAGGACCAGTTATATTCACGTGTGTCAGAGGGCGGGGCGAGATTCCTTTTACACGGTGACGGCGCAGCTGAGCAGgcgcaggcagcagcagcaagaatCCACTGGCCGTACAGTTGGCAATCTGACGAAGTGGTCTTCGGAAACTTGAAggctcaaaacaaaaaccactaTGACTTCGACGAACACGTTCCAAGGGTTGGATAGTGCCTCCAAGCCGAGTTCCAGGTGAACAATAAACGAGGTGTAGCTTGGTTATGTGTCTCGGATGTGGACAACAGTGTTGTATTTTGAGCTGTACGCAGCCTCTCCGTCTGCTAACGTCTCAATGTGAGCTAACACTACATGACATATGTGGGGAGATTTTTGTACCACGCTTTCGTCCACGTAATCTCTTTAAACGTTGCTCTTTGTGATGTTTTAACTACGCGGACTGTCTGTCAGGACACTCAACTCGAGTTAGCCGATAACGCCTGTTCTGCTAGCAAACTTAAGAAATAGCCTTTAAGCTAACAGGGCAGGCGTTGTCTGCTGCGCCTGCGGAAGTCCTTTTCAGACTGCGCTTCTTTGTACTCGCCAAAAACGGCGTTGTAGCCGCATTGTTCGAGTCAAGTGTGGTCAAGGTTCCTCTTTCTGGCTAGGTTATTGTGTCGGCTACGCTGAATAGTCCTGTTCGTGCATGTTGTGGTTTCTAATTACGCCTTAAAGTATGGCCTTAAGAGTTTAAGTCGTATGGCGCCGTTCCCGGGCATATAATCACATAACCTGCTATTTGTTTGCGTCGACTTAAGTTAAAATGCGTAGTTGCAGTCAGGTTCACCCGTGTTTTATTTGCCAACAATTTGATAAATGTGGCATGAAAGCGGTAGTGTCCACTATCCTATTTGAcagtttttaaaattgttatctGGCAACTATGTCCAAAACATTTTCACGATATAACTGTTTCAAGTCAGTccataatgattattatttataattattgaGTAATTGTCACCAATGTTTTGTGTATGTTCGTTGTCATTTGTATCTTATATTTTATCttgctgtttttaatttctgtccAGGGACTGCAGATGGAAAATAACTCTAGTACATTTGCAGGAATGCTTattcatgtacatgtatattCATGTCTGCCAAATAAATTTAACTATACATTTAACTATATATTCACTATAATGATAAAAGGTTTATGCTCCTCAGTAAAAGAATCAAAATGATAGAATCCTGCTCATTGTAATAGTAAGTTTTATTATCTAAAACAGCAATCACTTGTTACAGTTCACACATCTAAGTTCAAACTATAAGACAATGGCATGTCTTATCAGTGTTTGCACGATTTTTAAACCTTATATCAGTATGTACTTGTCCCTTTGTCCTATAGATAAATAGATGGCTAGATAGACAATTTATTGATCCCAAACTCCAAAGCTCTACAAAGGGATAGGAATAAAAATATTAGAATAATACATAAAagcataaaatgaaaacaacaaacacactccaTGGCCatacaaataatgactaaaATATTGGAATATGCACAAAATAATTTAATCAATACAATCAATATGTGCAGTTTCATCAACAACCGTGCAGTTTGTGCAGTGTCATCCTGCATACAGCAGGTTTCTTGCTGCGGTCCTTGTGACAGTGATGCTGCTGCCCACCCCAACTACAAAAAACCCCTGTGTGGCCACATTACATGCAATCTGTTACGATTTAGTGATATTATTCTGCAAGTACAACTGTTTGCCACTTCACATAACATGGTGGTTAATTCTTGATAATACTTAAAAGTTGTCTCGTATCTTGTAGGGTTTTGCGGCCTCCTGGAGGTGGATCCAGTAACTTGTTTGGTGGCTACGAAGATGATGCTGCAGCATCAAGAAGACCCAACAAAATGGCCTCTAAAGTTTTTTCTCCACCAGAGGAGCCTCAGAACATGCCAAGACGCTCCAATCCTCCAGGTCAGACCAGCCTGTCAGAACTAGCGGATATGCTGTGGCAAACCGGTTCAACCATATGTCAATGTCCAGGGTGTAGAAATGTGACACTGATGTGACATTTCCAATATAAACACTTTCACTCTTCTCTCTGCCTGAATGCAATCCACCTTCAGGTTTTGTTTGTATCCCATTTAGTCAAGCAAGTTGAGTCTACTGTTGAAAAATGTAACATACCTTGATGTTGCTTCATGTAGGTGGGAAGAGTAGTGGAATATTTGGGGAGCCTGAACCTGCTGCTCAACCTCAGAGACCTGTACCACCAGGTGGGACAAGTAGCCTTGGATTTGGAGCCGCAGGTAGTGCACCAGATCAAAGTCCAAAAAGAAGCCACCCAAATAAGCCAAAGGTAGGCCATACttctatatattttatttttgcttgatgttgtttattttatcctGTGACTCTTTATTTAGTgagtatttaaaataattatttcacaAATACACAGTTTAATAGTGTTTGTGCATCTAGAGTATTGCAAAAAAAGCTTTCAAAATAGAACCACTCAGTTTCACAATTTGGTAACTTAGAATGTAATTTTTCTCAATGTGTTAGTGTTGgtataaacataacataaaaaaacatgctaaTGTACTgcataatatattattatacaaaattttgtttcttttttttaggtttgtATTTAGGTTGCTTTTCTGCTTTTTACAGCTacatataattttattttggaCTTTTTAAAAGCCCGTTAATATTATGACTATTAAacgttacacacacattatcctTTTTGATTTGTTCACcccgttgttttttttagaacatGCTAATAAGCggaaacattttcacacaaattaTAGTATATgctgaaaacattttaattttcttttcttttcatcattgGAATATTTCAATGCTGCTAACTCAGTCGCTCCACTCCCAGCATGGATAATTGTCATGTGCTAGCTATGGCTGCTTTGATCATTTACAGAGGGCATATTGTGTTGAGGTTCACCAGTAACACATGTTAGAATTTGTCCAGACAAAGCTACTTTCATCTAAATGCAGTAGAAATATTTGAGACACATtttctattgtgtttttttttccaatcacaGGACAATCTAAGTGTGGGACCTGAACCTGAATTACCAGGTAAAatgtgatcattattattattattattattattattattattattattattattattcttggtAATGATTTAATACTTTATGGGCTGTTTCTATTGACAGAtctttaaaacagttttttctctcctcaaGCATGTGAACCCAAGGTCAGGCAGCCTGAAGTGAAGGAAGAAGTTGCCCCTCCAGCTGCCGTGCCAGCTAAAGAAGAGCCTGTTGCTGTGTCGGATCCTAAACCcacttcttcctcctcatcacctgCTGATGAGACTTTACTGAAGAACCTCGAGCCTCACCTTGGACCTAGGCCTCGCTCTCACAACAGGGTCCTCAACCCACCTGGAGGAAAATCCAGCGTGGTATTCTACTGATCAGCTGAACACGCTGCTCCTCCCTGTTAGTGTCCATACACTTCTTTGTCTGATCCTCTGTTGCTCTTTTCTCATTCCATTATGCCTCTCCTTGCGTTTATTTCACCTGTTCTTCTTAACACAGATCAGGCCTTGTGTTCGCTTCAGGTGCCCGTTCAAACATGTTGTCAACGTCTTGCACTTTTTGGTCCCCGTGTCTGTTTCCTTGCTCTTTCTCCAAAGCATATTGTTCTTCACTAAATCCTGCAATTATACAATCACCTACTGGTAAATCAACAGACAAGTTATTTGACTATAACTCTGTCCAATCTCAATATTGCAGTTACAGTTGTGCCATTTTTGTGTTTCAGCATGTGTAACTGTACTGTGTTTTTTCGTTGATATTTTAGCATCTCAAAAACGGTTGACGCATCAGAAGAAGCTTTAAATGATTGTTGATTCAAACGATCTGATGTGACTCAAAATCCTTGCACAATTATCATCGCAGACACTTGCCTGAATTAGTTTGAAAGCCTTACCTTTTTCAGACAGGAGGGGTGAAGCCGTCTGTCACCAGTCTAATATGTGAAATGTTTCAGAAAGTGCCACCTTTTACATGCTGCCACTTCCTTACTGGATGACATTAAACCTTTTGTGTGGCAGTTATGACTTAGTAAGCCTTATATATCATCTAAGCATTCTTTGTTGCCTTATCACTTATTTCAACATATGTCCAAATTAATGACTTGCTGTCAGAGCACAAACTTTGTTCTGAAGGAAATGCTGTTATTTTGActttcaaacaaagacaaatataatCATTTACTCATAGATGCTTCTCTGTccctttttaaaagaaattccATTTTGATTATAACGCGAATGTATTGTGTGCAGGTACTTTGTGATTTGTCCTCATTGCTTGCTTTATTTGAGAACATGCCTCTTGTTTGCATGGGGTAGGCCtctgttaatgttttaaattaaaacggCTGAAGACAGTGAACTCTGGACAAGCACGTGGCCTACCTGAGTCTAGGTGGGCTCATTGATAATCACCTTTTCACTCACTTCATGACGCACATTCATGGTGCCAGCCTGTCCCCAGTGTGTTGATGTGCCTGGCAGGCAATGAGCACAGCGGAAGAAAGAAATCCTGTGTATTGCAATAAAACCGTGTTTTGCATTTAGCttgtgttaatttttttttttactttcctaTACTGTCCAATTTACATTACCCTGAATGTGTGTCATTCAATGATTACACCTTGGAATGGTTGTAATTGAagtagttttgttgttttttatggaAATACCTCGCATAtcttgttaaatgttttttctggaCCAGTGTAGATGTCACGTTCTTACCATGTCATGTGGGATTCAGATTTGTAGTTAATTCTTGaaacatttcacaccaatgCCTTTGTTCTCATTTGCCCTTTGGCAGCACACACTGCAAGTTATTAGTTGTTAGGTGTTCAAACTTCAAACTAGAATCACTGCTTTATTTCCCCTTTCAAGCAGCAGTTAAAAAGAGTTGCTTGACACCAGGCAGTCCGGAAATACAACTAGGCCACGCCACCGTATACTTTACGTATTGATAAATATTCCTTGAAATAAAGGTACCACATGCAAGTATGCAATGAAACTAAGCTGAGATGGCAGACACAACTGGAATCTGTAAGCTTGAACAGGCTATTATATGTTATATGATGTCATAAAACTCAAAGTTGATCTCATGGTGttttggttgattgattgattgcaTCACTGTGGCATCtggcaatatatatatataatcatattttataATGTTAAGAAAACATATTTGCCAGCTTAATTGAACTTAAAATGTCTGTTGTAGCCACGCTGGTATACCTTGCTCTGCTTGTTGGAATCATGCAGGGACCACCAAACAGTAAGCTGGTGTAGATGTAAATATTGCTCCTA
It contains:
- the jpt2 gene encoding jupiter microtubule associated homolog 2, with product MTSTNTFQGLDSASKPSSRVLRPPGGGSSNLFGGYEDDAAASRRPNKMASKVFSPPEEPQNMPRRSNPPGGKSSGIFGEPEPAAQPQRPVPPGGTSSLGFGAAGSAPDQSPKRSHPNKPKDNLSVGPEPELPACEPKVRQPEVKEEVAPPAAVPAKEEPVAVSDPKPTSSSSSPADETLLKNLEPHLGPRPRSHNRVLNPPGGKSSVVFY